CAGACCGCGATCTTTCCCAGATCCTGGTCCTATTAAGCTCTGACCCTACCCTACCCCGACCTGTcttccaggatcccaacccttCCCCTGATTCTCCCTTTACTGCCCTCCGCCTCTCCTCCCCAGTCTCGGTCCATCACCTGACAGCTCCGGTGCCTGACCCTCTCTTCTCCTGGACCAAGCAGTCTAGCTTAGGGGGGAGGGATCCTGGCACCTCTCTTGGCTCTTACCCCTCGGTTTCTCACAGGACGTGTGTCCCCTTGCCGAGTTGAGGGCGGCTGGCCTGGAGTGAGTGAGGGTCGTGttgggagaggaggggatgggctggggaaggggaccCGGGCCTTGCCCCCAATAACTTCTTGTGTCCATAGGCCTGTAGGACACTATGAGGAGGTGGAGCTGACTGAGACCAGTGTGAACCTGGGCCCTGAGCGCATTGGGCCCCACTGCTTTGAGCTGCTGCGTGTGCTGGGCAAGGGGGGCTATGGCAAGGTActggctctctctccttcctcactgGCCTGCAGCCTCAGTCTTGCTGCAGCAAAGGGTTCTCAGAACAAATTAGATTGTAAGTCAGTAGAGCCTCTGATAGACATCAGACTAGACACGTAAAGGAGGGAGGGGCAAATCCTCTCAGAGTCAGACCTGAAATCTTTACTGCCCCGCCCTTGGGTGGGCCTAGGCCTCCTGGTCCCAATGCCAGAGCTGCAGGGTGGGGCTTTTTGACGATAGAAGGTGGAGAGGGAAGTTGATCCTGTCTCCCCTGCCCCACAGGTGTTCCAGGTGCGAAAGGTGCAGGGCACCAACTCGGGCAAAATATATGCCATGAAAGTCCTGAGGAAGGtgagtcattcattcaaccaacaaatCCTTACTGAGTGGCTGCCATTCTCAATGCCCTTCGCCAGGCTTTGGGAAGACGGCAGGGAACCTGACGGAGGAGACGGTCCCCGTCTTTGCATTCACTGGTTTATCGTCAATTGTGATTATATTGTTTTGCAGTAATTCTCAACCATGGGCAgttttgcctcccaggggacatttggcaatttcTGCATACGTTTTTGAGTCACGACTAGAGAGGGGTGGTGCTGGCATCCAGTGGGtcgaggccagggatgctgctaaatatcctccGGTGCACAGGGCAGTCCCCTACAACAGAGAATTATCTACCTGAAATGCCGTTAGTGCCGAGGTTGAGGAACACTGTGCTGGAGGATAAAGCAGGATGATTGCTGCTTGCAGGCAGCAGAGTTATGGAGAAATATGGAGGGACAGGGGCTGGCAGAAGAGTAATGGCTGGAGGGACTGAAGGCGCCCTGGGTGCTCAACTTCTGACCGATCCCTGTCTCTCCAGGCCAAAATTGTGCGCAACGCCAAGGACACGGCACACACGCGGGCTGAGCGGAACATTCTAGAGTCAGTGAAGCACCCCTTCATTGTGGAATTGGCCTATGCCTTCCAGACTGGTGGCAAACTCTACCTCATCCTTGAGTGCCTCAGTGGTATGAGTGCAGGCCCAGCAGGGGTGTGGGCAGGGCCCGGGAACCAGCACAGGGAGCCCTGGAAGTCTGGGGGAAGCCCGGGGAGACGGGGTGTGTAGAATGGCCAGGGGGCCCCCAcacccgtccatccatccatctgttcgtcccttcattcattcattcattcattcagcaaacatctgtCCAGCACCTATTGTGTCCCTCACCTGTGTTGGGGGTGGATGGGAGCATTGGGAGTTTGTATACAAGTCCAGAGGGTTGTTTTGTCCATTGCCACTACTCCTTCATGTCCTGTTCCTCTCTCCCGTGTGCCTGCATCCAGTCAGGTCCCAAGTCCAGTTGGTTCATTCTCTGCAGTGTCCTCAATCCTCTCCTCTTGGggcaggtgggggcgggggacacACTGTTGGGGAGGCCTCCAGCTCACCCTCTTCCTAGTATCTCCTCTACTAACTCCCAGGGTCATCGCCTCAGAGTACGGATTGTCCCCAACACTCAGAATTCCATGGCTCCCTGTAACTGCCCAGAGAAAGCCTGGCCTCCTTGGCCTGGTGTCCCCTGTTCATCATGAAGCAGTCCGGGCTTGCTTCTCCCAGCTGCCCCATCTGTACCTGACGAGCCCCTGAGCTTCATTCCCTGCACTCCATCTCAGCACCCCCTTTAAGGCTTGTTCTCCCCTCACCTCGGGATTAATTttgtccccctctctctcctctgtgagATGTCTTGGGTTAAGCTCTTGGAGCTGCTGCCTCCATCTGGTGTGTTAGAGCAGCCACGtgcatgtctgtctccccagtaGACTGAGCGTCCCAAGGGCGATGGCTGGGTCTCttcatctctgtgtccccagcttCGCCTAGCACAGGGCCGGGCACCGAGTAGGCGTCGGTAGATGTTTGCTGATTGAATTGAATCCCCACGGCAGCTCTGTGAGGCAGGTAGGGCGGGAATGACGAGCCCCACTCTCCCCGAgaagaaaccaagactcagagaacAAAGGAGCTTGGGCCCGGCACACAGCTGCTGACGTGTTTGTGTCGCAGGCGGTGAGCTCTTCACACATCTGGAACGAGAGGGCATCTTCCTGGAAGACACGGCCTGGTAGGtgttccttcctgcctctctcctgagGGGCTCCCGGGATCCCTCCCCCAAAGGCCTGGCTCCACCCCTGTCCTTGCTGTCACTCTGTCCTGTCCTTGCAGTTTCTACCTGGCAGAGATCACGCTGGCCCTGGGCCATCTCCACTCCCAAGGCATCATCTACCGGGACCTCAAGCCGGAGAACATCATGCTTAACAGCCAGGGTGCGCATGTGTCGGTCAGAATCtgtggggagggatggggagccCCGTGGCATCCTTCCAACCCCCTCCAACATTCTTCCTCAGGCCACATCAAATTGACGGACTTCGGACTCTGCAAGGAGTCGATTCATGAGGGCGCCGTCACCCACACCTTCTGTGGCACCATTGAGTACATGTAAGTGGCAGCTGGCTGGGCCCAGGGGTCAGGAGGACAGCCAGGAAGGGCCTGGCTTGACTGACAGTTCCACCTGGCCCCCAGGGCCCCTGAGATTCTGGTGCGCAGTGGTCACAACCGGGCGGTGGACTGGTGGAGCCTGGGGGCCCTGATGTACGACATGCTCACTGGATCGGCAAGTCCAGCTTCCTTGGGAGGATGGGAGTGAGGGCGGGAGGAGGGCCCCCTCCCGGGGCAGGGGCAAGGCCCACCCAGTGGGAGGCCCACAAGGGTCCTCTCATCCTCTGCCTTCTCTAGCCACCCTTCACTGCGGAGAACCGAAAGAAAACCATGGACAAGATCATCAAAGGGAAGCTGGCACTGCCCCCCTACCTCACCCCGGATGCCCGGGACCTTGTCAAAAAGgtgggctccctctccctcctgtccctggtctggccccccccccccccccccatcgcTTCTCCCAGGCCCTGCACGGGTTCCTGAGTCTCCCTAGGCCGTGGGGATCCGGAGCCATCCCTGCCTGTGCGCTGGGCCTTTGGGATGCAGGAGCACTGGCTTTGGGGTCCAAGATGCTGAGCTTGGGCCTTAGTTCTGATGCAGACCAGCTGCTGACCCTGGACAGGTCCCTCTTCCAAGTCCTGATCAGCAGAATGTTCAGGATGAGCTCGCTGCTCTCCCATCAAAGAGGCAATCAACGGGGGTAAACATGGGGGGTAGGTGCCCCGTCCAGATTTGCAGTCGGATCCCTACTAAGGTGCTCCCCGGGGCGATACTGGCGGCCGGGCACCTTTgtgaaggcttcctggagaaggggcCACTGGACCAAACCTTGGAAGTCCTGAGGGCGTCAGTAGGTGGAGACTACGCTCCAGAGGCCTCCTCCCCGACACCCTATCTCACCTCTCCacacccagccagcccctgggAACAGGGCGCACATGAGCAGGACCTCTCCCCAGACTCTCCCCCTCTGCCCTTGTCCTGCAGTTTCTGAAGCGGAATCCCAGCCAGCGGATCGGGGGTGGCCCAGGGGACGCTGCCGATGTGCAGGTGGGCCTGCGACCACCATGAGTGGGCAGGGGTGCAGGGGGCAGGGCCTTAGGGCAGAGGGAGCTACCAAGGGAGCCAAGGAGGGTGAAATGTTGGCATGTTGGGGGGCACCCTACCCACAGAGGCACCCGTTCTTCCGGCACATCAATTGGGACGACCTCCTGGCCCGCCGCGTGGACCCCCCTTTCAGGCCCTGTCTGGTGAGTGGAGATCGCGTTGGCCCTGTGGCGAGTGGAGGACTCCCGTCTTGACGCCCCCTGACCCCTCCCCTCGCGGGTCTGCCCACAGCAGTCAGAGGAGGACGTGAGCCAGTTTGACACCCACTTCACGCGGCAGACGCCAGTGGACAGTCCCGACGACACGGCCCTCAGTGAGAGCGCCAATCAGGCCTTCCTGGTGAGGTCCTGGGGGCCCTGAGGGTTATGGGGACATGGGTGGGGATGGTGGCTAAAGACACCCGGACACGGAGCAtcgcccagccctgcctctgccccccaGGGCTTCACGTATGTGGCGCCCTCCGTCCTGGACAGCATCAAGGAGGGCTTCTCCTTCCAGCCTAAGCTACGCTCCCCCAGACGCCTCAACAGCAGCCCCCGGACCCCCATCAGGTACCCCAGGGCAGAGGGGAGCgtggagctgggggcagggggctccGGTGGTCCTAACTTCGGTTCTGCTGTCAACCCCAGGGCTGCCTCAGCCGAGTCTCTTAACCAGTGTTAACCTCCGTTTCCCCATCAACCATGGGGACCTCTCGTGGCAGGGGCTGCCTGGATGGGCACTTGACCTCACAGCCCAGGCACCCAGGCAGGTGGGGAAGTCGGCCCCCTGCCCCGGGGCCAGGAGGCACTGACTCCGCTTGGTTTCCCCTGCAGCCCTCTGAAGTTCTCGCCTTTTGAGGGATTCCGGCCCAGCCCCGGCCCACCAGAGCCCATGGAGCCCCCGCTACCTCCTCTCCTGCCGCCACCACCGCCACCCTCGAGCACTGCCCCCCTCCCCATCCGCCCCCCCTCAGGGACCAAGAAGTCCAAGAGGGGCCGTGGGCGCCCTGGGCGCTAGGTGGACGGGTGGGGATGAGGGCAGCTGTtgcagcccctccctgcaggCCGCGAGGGCAGCGGGACCCTGGGCCGGTTCCAGAGGCCTGGGGTGTGTCTAGGGGGCAGGAGTGAGTGTGATTGTCTCTGGTGGGGGTGGCTGTGCCCCTGAATCATGAACGTGAAGGGTTGCAGGCTACGGCTGCCGGTGGAGGGCCTCCCGCAGCTGAGCGTTGCCCTTGGGGAATTAAAGTACTGAATCATGGCACTGACCTGCCTCTTTTTGGGACTTctggaggtgggagtgggtggggtcGTGTCAGGAGGAGCTCCTgcttggggatggggtggggtcaCTAAAGAACCACAGAACCGCAGGGCTGTAGGGGTTTTATTTCAGATGGCTGCCCAGTGCCCTGGGTGGGCACGGGATGGTGGCCTTCTGGAGGGGGTGGGGATGCACAGACTGGGGGACTGAACTAGTCGAGGGAGTGACAGTCTGAGGCTTTCCATGTGGGGCTCCAGGGCAGGCTGTGTCCAGCCACAGCAGCTTGGGAAGCAGATGCACAGTGACAGGGATGtgaccccagggctggcccctacagtgCAGTGACATGCAGCTCCTGGCCCCCCGCTGGCCTGGCGCTGTCATCCCAGGCCGCACTGCCAGCAAAGGCATGCAGGTCACTCAGCAGAGCCTCCGCGCTGCCCCCTGAGCCCGCCGGCCCCTGGCAGCTGAGGGCCAGGGCCCCTTCGGCATCATCAGCATCACTGGCGTCACCATCGTGTGCTTCTTCTGCCGGCCCTGGGCCCTGCTGTGGGCTGGGCTCCTCTCCACATGGCTGCCCCTCTTCCCGGGATTCAACCTCCTCCCGGCCACCTTCCATGTCATAGTAGTCATCTTCCACATCCTGTTCATCCTCCTGCCGCTCGGGGTCCTCATCTGGAGACCCCAGCTCAATCCGGGCCTGGAGCCAGCGGCCTGGTGGGCTGGCCCAGAACAGGCGTCGGGTGCGGCCCCACAGCGCGGCGCCCAGGCGGGCGGGGTGGTAGTAGCCTCCAGAATCACGGCTGAGGCGGCGCCAGGCCAGTGCCAGGCCAGTggccagcagcaggagcaggagcagcagtAGGACGATGGTGACAGAGTTGGAGCCAGCGCCCTCCTGGGCACTGTTACCTGAGCCCAGGACCCCCGGCAGGGCCAGCAGTGTCCCGAGCCCTAGGGCGCAGGACAGGTCCTgtggggagacaggcagggcTCATCACCGGTGCTGGGGGCAGGCCGTGGTGGGCACACTGGGTGACTGGGTCCTCGGTTGCCTCTCGAGCAACATGGGGACAGTCAAGCAGAAAGGCCCAAGTCCTTACTCGGTCAGTGAGGCCCTGGCCCTGTGAGGCCCGGCCGCCGATGCTCTGACCTCCCTGCCCCtcgcctccctgcccctcctccctccctccctccctccgtcccaCTGCACCAGGTAAGCCTCTCCTGCCCCGGGCCTGGACCTGGTGGTTCCCTCTGCCGGATGCTCCATCCCCCAGAGCCACATGGCTGGCCTGCTCACCTAACCTGACCTGGATTTCTCCCTTGACATTCACAcccgcagcccagcccagccctctccGTGCCCCGCACCTGCTGtactttcctctcctccccaactCCTAGCACAGTCCACAACTCTGCTTGCCCATTAGGTTTACTGTCTCAGCTCCCCGCCAGAATAAGCCGCAGGAAGACAGGGATCTTTTGGGCTCTAGCGTCTCAAGCTTCCTGGCTCACAGAAGGTGCTCAGCACATCCTGGTTGACTGTGTCAAGCCTGCTGCCTGGactgggatggggtgggatggAAGGGAGGGGGGGAGCTGCTCTTCCTGAGGCCCGGGATGGCGGGACTGGCTCCCAGGCAACTCTTCACCCTCTGCTTTGCCAGGTCCCAGGATGAGGGTCCCAGAGACCCCTCTTCCGCCTTCCCAGCCGCGGGACTGCCCCAGCTGCGGGACTGCCCCAGCTGCGGCGTTTGTTTCCGTTCAACTCCCTGTCCCTGGGggcctgctgggggctgggggaggcgggtGCAGCTGCCAGAGGAAGCCTGCGGTCAGAACGAggcaggtggggggaggtggagggagggggagggaggaggggggaggggtgccGAGGTGCAAGCAAGCCTCCCCCTGCCCGGGGCTCTGTCTGCCCAGGCTCCAGGGATGCAGGAGGGGCTGTGCCGAAGTCCCAGCTCACCAGAGGAGCCGGTGAGAGGGTCTATCCCCGGTCAGCAAGGGGGGCTAGGCCTGGAGTGGGGCCCTGGGGGCCACACCCTGACTCCCAGGGCGGCCCAGCTCTGGGGAGGGGTGAGAGAGAGGCCCGGCTTCTGCCCCATGGCCGTCCTGGGTCTCGCCCTGGCTCCTGACGGGTTGCTTCTGCCGCTGGGCCTCCGCCGGGGGATACTTCCTTAGCTCCCGGGGCCCAGACGTTCCGGCCCTGACCTCCTGTTGCCCCCACCCCACGGACCCAGTGGGCCACAGTGCTCACCATTTGTCCGCCGGCCTCTCAGAGCTGGGCGCCCACCTCCAGCTCTGGCTGAGCTGAGTGAGAAGTGAGCTCTCGCGCTCTCAACTGCAGCCAGGGGTTACTCGACGCTTCCGCTTCCTGCCCGCAGCACCCCCCCAGCCCTTCTGCCACAGGACCCTGGTGGGGGCCTTGGGCCTCTCACACCCACCCTGATGCACACCAGATGCTCACAGGTCTCACTGGGCGAGGCTGGGGCTGTGGGGCCTCTGACCAGGCCTCCAAGAGGAAGGACTGGGCACCCAGCTCAAAGCAGGACACACCCTGGAGGTGTCCACAggtcttctgcctcagtttctctacctGGCAGAATTCAGGGAAGTGATGGCTGTGGGGGATGCGCATGGCCCCCAGACCTTGCTTCTGTGATCCCTGTgggcctcctctctccccagctttCCAGacttccttccccagccccacccttgcAGCAAAAGGGCAAACCCGGTTttagaaagagaattttatttgaaatgaaaatagagaGCCCATCCCTCCAGCTTCCTccagggagggagtgagggccAGGCGGGGTGGGGGAGATGGTCCCTCAGAGTATAAGCTTGCCATGGTACAAAAATCTTCCACAGTAACAGTGACAAAAGCCAGGCAGTGGCTCCAGCCTGGGCCCACAGGATGGGTCAGGGTGTGGACTGGCCCCAGAGGCCCTCGGCAGGGGGCAGTCAACCTGTGGTGTGACCTGCCAACAGAGGCTGAGTgagaggaggtggaggtgagGGCAGCGGCCTCCACTGGGCCTGTGGTCCTACGCGTCCCCATTCTCCATGCGCCCCAGCTGTTCCTCCAGGCGGCTAATGCGCTCCCCCTGCTCCTTGACCAGCGCTCTCAGGGCCCGCAGCTCCTGCATCACCTCCTCCAGCTTCCCAGCCTCCTGCAGGGACATCGTAGGGGTCACGGGTCACAGAGTTGCAATGCTCCCTAAATCTACtaccaggcccagagagggacagggaATGATTTAGGCACACACAGCAGACTGGGGAAACAGCTGGCGCTTCCCAACTCCACTCCTGACCGCGGGGTACATACCCTGGCTCCAGTAAGGCTGCCACTGGGGGTCGTGGCAGTGGTAGAGGCAGCAAATGTGGAGGCCCCTGGGCGGGCGGAGCCAGGGGCCACGGCGGGCCGGCTGTCGGATAACACGTTGCGCCGGCTGACCTTCAGGTCCCGCTGTTTGCTGGGCACGTAGGCCTCCCGCAGGGAAATGAGGATGGGGTCGGCGTCCCGCCCGCTCACCCACTCCTCCGCCTCCAGGGCCGCCTCGGGCCCGGCTGTGTCGGGGTACAGGTCATCCTGGAAGAGGTCCGactgggaaggggtgggggaggtctGGATCAGCTGGGGACCCACTGTTAGGGTCCTTTCGT
This sequence is a window from Equus caballus isolate H_3958 breed thoroughbred chromosome 12, TB-T2T, whole genome shotgun sequence. Protein-coding genes within it:
- the RPS6KB2 gene encoding ribosomal protein S6 kinase beta-2 translates to MAAVFDLDLETEEGSEGEGEPEFSPADVCPLAELRAAGLEPVGHYEEVELTETSVNLGPERIGPHCFELLRVLGKGGYGKVFQVRKVQGTNSGKIYAMKVLRKAKIVRNAKDTAHTRAERNILESVKHPFIVELAYAFQTGGKLYLILECLSGGELFTHLEREGIFLEDTACFYLAEITLALGHLHSQGIIYRDLKPENIMLNSQGHIKLTDFGLCKESIHEGAVTHTFCGTIEYMAPEILVRSGHNRAVDWWSLGALMYDMLTGSPPFTAENRKKTMDKIIKGKLALPPYLTPDARDLVKKFLKRNPSQRIGGGPGDAADVQRHPFFRHINWDDLLARRVDPPFRPCLQSEEDVSQFDTHFTRQTPVDSPDDTALSESANQAFLGFTYVAPSVLDSIKEGFSFQPKLRSPRRLNSSPRTPISPLKFSPFEGFRPSPGPPEPMEPPLPPLLPPPPPPSSTAPLPIRPPSGTKKSKRGRGRPGR
- the PTPRCAP gene encoding protein tyrosine phosphatase receptor type C-associated protein — protein: MDLSCALGLGTLLALPGVLGSGNSAQEGAGSNSVTIVLLLLLLLLLATGLALAWRRLSRDSGGYYHPARLGAALWGRTRRLFWASPPGRWLQARIELGSPDEDPERQEDEQDVEDDYYDMEGGREEVESREEGQPCGEEPSPQQGPGPAEEAHDGDASDADDAEGALALSCQGPAGSGGSAEALLSDLHAFAGSAAWDDSARPAGGQELHVTAL